A genomic region of Miscanthus floridulus cultivar M001 chromosome 3, ASM1932011v1, whole genome shotgun sequence contains the following coding sequences:
- the LOC136547586 gene encoding rhodanese-like/PpiC domain-containing protein 12, chloroplastic isoform X2, whose amino-acid sequence MLGLRARAAAQLPRPSPSPSSAPAASLSLARLACASPLAALAPLASAPPSARATQPASLSARWAAPAPMRPGGTGGPSRPTTRVLCTAAGSVQREGKELLVQHLLVGEKDVRLLVDLEKSIIAGGADLSDLAVEHSLCPSKENGGMLGWVRRGQMVPEFEEAAFSAPLNKVVRCKTKFGWHLLQVLAERDQCVLQDIDPEELHTKMQDPSFLEEAQLIDVREPDEVVKASLPGFKVLPLRQFGTWGPVMTDEFNPQKDTYVLCHHGMRSMQVAKWLQSQGFKKVYNVAGGIHAYAVKADSSIPTY is encoded by the exons ATGCTTGGTCTTCGCGCCCGCGCAGCGGCGCAGCTCCCGCGCCCGTCCCCATCTCCCTCCTCCGCTCCTGCGGCGTCGCTCTCGCTCGCGAGGCTTGCGTGCGCCTCCCCGCTCGCCGCCCTCGCGCCTCTGGCGTCCGCACCGCCGTCGGCGAGGGCGACTCAGCCGGCCTCTCTCTCCGCCAGGTGGGCCGCGCCTGCGCCCATGCGTCCCGGGGGAACCGGTGGCCCCTCCAGGCCGACCACACGCG TTCTCTGCACTGCCGCCGGCAGCGTCCAAAGAGAGGGGAAAGAATTGCTAGTTCAGCACTTGCTTGTTGGTGAAAAGGATGTCAGGCTTCTGGTTGATCTCGAAAAGAGTATCATTGCAGGAG GAGCAGACTTGAGTGATTTGGCTGTGGAGCACTCCTTATGTCCATCCAAAGAAAATGGTGGTATGCTCGGGTGGGTTCGAAGGGGACAGATG GTACCAGAATTTGAGGAGGCAGCATTTAGTGCTCCTTTGAACAAAGTTGTACGATGTAAGAcaaaatttggatggcatctattGCAAGTTCTTGCTGAGAG GGATCAATGCGTACTGCAAGACATTGACCCAGAAGAGCTTCACACAAAAATGCAAGACCCTAGTTTTCTCGAAGAGGCTCAATTGATTGATGTTCGGGAGCCTGATGAAGT GGTGAAAGCTTCACTTCCAGGCTTCAAAGTTCTACCGCTCCGCCAATTTGGGACCTGGGGACCAGTTATGACAGACGAGTTTAATCCTCAAAAGGACACTTATGTTCTG tgCCACCATGGCATGCGCTCGATGCAGGTGGCTAAATGGTTGCAGTCACAG GGTTTCAAAAAAGTTTACAATGTCGCAGGTGGAATTCATGCCTATGCGGTTAAAGCCGACTCCTCCATCCCAACGTATTAG
- the LOC136547586 gene encoding rhodanese-like/PpiC domain-containing protein 12, chloroplastic isoform X3, which produces MLGLRARAAAQLPRPSPSPSSAPAASLSLARLACASPLAALAPLASAPPSARATQPASLSARWAAPAPMRPGGTGGPSRPTTRVLCTAAGSVQREGKELLVQHLLVGEKDVRLLVDLEKSIIAGGADLSDLAVEHSLCPSKENGGMLGWVRRGQMVPEFEEAAFSAPLNKVVRCKTKFGWHLLQVLAERDQCVLQDIDPEELHTKMQDPSFLEEAQLIDVREPDEVVKASLPGFKVLPLRQFGTWGPVMTDEFNPQKDTYVLGFKKVYNVAGGIHAYAVKADSSIPTY; this is translated from the exons ATGCTTGGTCTTCGCGCCCGCGCAGCGGCGCAGCTCCCGCGCCCGTCCCCATCTCCCTCCTCCGCTCCTGCGGCGTCGCTCTCGCTCGCGAGGCTTGCGTGCGCCTCCCCGCTCGCCGCCCTCGCGCCTCTGGCGTCCGCACCGCCGTCGGCGAGGGCGACTCAGCCGGCCTCTCTCTCCGCCAGGTGGGCCGCGCCTGCGCCCATGCGTCCCGGGGGAACCGGTGGCCCCTCCAGGCCGACCACACGCG TTCTCTGCACTGCCGCCGGCAGCGTCCAAAGAGAGGGGAAAGAATTGCTAGTTCAGCACTTGCTTGTTGGTGAAAAGGATGTCAGGCTTCTGGTTGATCTCGAAAAGAGTATCATTGCAGGAG GAGCAGACTTGAGTGATTTGGCTGTGGAGCACTCCTTATGTCCATCCAAAGAAAATGGTGGTATGCTCGGGTGGGTTCGAAGGGGACAGATG GTACCAGAATTTGAGGAGGCAGCATTTAGTGCTCCTTTGAACAAAGTTGTACGATGTAAGAcaaaatttggatggcatctattGCAAGTTCTTGCTGAGAG GGATCAATGCGTACTGCAAGACATTGACCCAGAAGAGCTTCACACAAAAATGCAAGACCCTAGTTTTCTCGAAGAGGCTCAATTGATTGATGTTCGGGAGCCTGATGAAGT GGTGAAAGCTTCACTTCCAGGCTTCAAAGTTCTACCGCTCCGCCAATTTGGGACCTGGGGACCAGTTATGACAGACGAGTTTAATCCTCAAAAGGACACTTATGTTCTG GGTTTCAAAAAAGTTTACAATGTCGCAGGTGGAATTCATGCCTATGCGGTTAAAGCCGACTCCTCCATCCCAACGTATTAG
- the LOC136547586 gene encoding rhodanese-like/PpiC domain-containing protein 12, chloroplastic isoform X1: MLGLRARAAAQLPRPSPSPSSAPAASLSLARLACASPLAALAPLASAPPSARATQPASLSARWAAPAPMRPGGTGGPSRPTTRVLCTAAGSVQREGKELLVQHLLVGEKDVRLLVDLEKSIIAGGADLSDLAVEHSLCPSKENGGMLGWVRRGQMVPEFEEAAFSAPLNKVVRCKTKFGWHLLQVLAERDQCVLQDIDPEELHTKMQDPSFLEEAQLIDVREPDEVVKASLPGFKVLPLRQFGTWGPVMTDEFNPQKDTYVLCHHGMRSMQVAKWLQSQVIGILTLLQKGFQKSLQCRRWNSCLCG; this comes from the exons ATGCTTGGTCTTCGCGCCCGCGCAGCGGCGCAGCTCCCGCGCCCGTCCCCATCTCCCTCCTCCGCTCCTGCGGCGTCGCTCTCGCTCGCGAGGCTTGCGTGCGCCTCCCCGCTCGCCGCCCTCGCGCCTCTGGCGTCCGCACCGCCGTCGGCGAGGGCGACTCAGCCGGCCTCTCTCTCCGCCAGGTGGGCCGCGCCTGCGCCCATGCGTCCCGGGGGAACCGGTGGCCCCTCCAGGCCGACCACACGCG TTCTCTGCACTGCCGCCGGCAGCGTCCAAAGAGAGGGGAAAGAATTGCTAGTTCAGCACTTGCTTGTTGGTGAAAAGGATGTCAGGCTTCTGGTTGATCTCGAAAAGAGTATCATTGCAGGAG GAGCAGACTTGAGTGATTTGGCTGTGGAGCACTCCTTATGTCCATCCAAAGAAAATGGTGGTATGCTCGGGTGGGTTCGAAGGGGACAGATG GTACCAGAATTTGAGGAGGCAGCATTTAGTGCTCCTTTGAACAAAGTTGTACGATGTAAGAcaaaatttggatggcatctattGCAAGTTCTTGCTGAGAG GGATCAATGCGTACTGCAAGACATTGACCCAGAAGAGCTTCACACAAAAATGCAAGACCCTAGTTTTCTCGAAGAGGCTCAATTGATTGATGTTCGGGAGCCTGATGAAGT GGTGAAAGCTTCACTTCCAGGCTTCAAAGTTCTACCGCTCCGCCAATTTGGGACCTGGGGACCAGTTATGACAGACGAGTTTAATCCTCAAAAGGACACTTATGTTCTG tgCCACCATGGCATGCGCTCGATGCAGGTGGCTAAATGGTTGCAGTCACAGGTAATTGGTATACTCACACTCCTGCAAAAGG GGTTTCAAAAAAGTTTACAATGTCGCAGGTGGAATTCATGCCTATGCGGTTAA